GCCCAGACGAACCGCTCGACGTTGCCTTTGGGGCCCGCCACGGCGCTATCGACCTCGCTCACGATGTCGAAGCCGGCGGCTTGGATGGCGTGGCGCGCCGCATCGATCGCTTCATTTCGCGTTGCGGAATCCCGGATGACACCGCGTCCGCGTGATGCAGCTTCGCGTCCCGCCTCGAATTGCGGCTTGACCAGCGCGACCAGATCTTTGCCTGGATCCAAGAGCGATGCGATGGGGCCGATGAGTTTTCCAATACCAATGAACGAAGCATCGACCACGACGAGATCGAGTCCGTGCACGAGGTCCTCGCGCCTGAGATCGCGTGCATTCGTACGTTCGCGAACGGTCACGCGTACGTCCGCGCGGAGTTTGTCCGCGAGCTGTCCGTGTCCAACGTCGACCGCGAGCACATGCGCCGCTCCACGTTGAAGCAAGCAATCCGTGAAGCCTCCCGTGGAAGCACCGACATCGAGGCAGTGCTTGTTCGCAACATCGAGCCCCAACG
This genomic window from Polyangiaceae bacterium contains:
- a CDS encoding TlyA family RNA methyltransferase encodes the protein MTRSTARVRADALLVSRGLADTRAKAQALIMAGKVTSGPVRIDKPGMLVAPDAPLDIAASPKFVSRGGDKLDHALTEFAALGLDVANKHCLDVGASTGGFTDCLLQRGAAHVLAVDVGHGQLADKLRADVRVTVRERTNARDLRREDLVHGLDLVVVDASFIGIGKLIGPIASLLDPGKDLVALVKPQFEAGREAASRGRGVIRDSATRNEAIDAARHAIQAAGFDIVSEVDSAVAGPKGNVERFVWARRRRVLLSPDTQNADVSPR